A single region of the Gossypium arboreum isolate Shixiya-1 chromosome 12, ASM2569848v2, whole genome shotgun sequence genome encodes:
- the LOC108477691 gene encoding precursor of CEP5-like → MAQNNLLSILVLLSLVLFLEIEGILGRHLILEQNQKVRTFNRILAKESRNIVDPKINGVNKTKSPPSPPTVVIGASPPKNDQDFRRTSPGHNPGIGHSIQN, encoded by the coding sequence ATGGCCCAAAACAATCTTCTCTCTATTCTTGTTCTCCTTTCGCTTGTTCTCTTCCTGGAAATTGAGGGAATTTTAGGAAGGCATTTGATTTTGGAGCAGAATCAGAAGGTGAGAACATTTAATAGAATCCTAGCAAAGGAAAGTAGGAATATTGTTGATCCCAAAATTAATGGTGTTAACAAAACCAAGTCTCCACCTTCACCACCAACTGTGGTAATTGGAGCCTCGCCGCCGAAAAACGACCAAGATTTCAGGCGCACATCTCCTGGACACAATCCTGGCATTGGCCATTCCATTCAAAACTAG